One region of Chryseobacterium sp. SORGH_AS_0447 genomic DNA includes:
- a CDS encoding TrmH family RNA methyltransferase has product MKDLVQTFEYLKQFLTEERLTKIEHFSQESSDFVLPVVEDIYQFRNAAAIVRSVEACGFHKVVALQEEYSFEPNLRVTKGADTWVDVEKMPRNMESFQEIRNRGYKILAVSLENNATMLPDYEITEPVALVFGTEMEGVSQEILDFADETLAIPMYGFTRSFNVSVAASICMYELKQKLIKSNIDYKLNEEKLLKMKIRWAVNSIRSGQQIY; this is encoded by the coding sequence ATGAAAGATTTAGTACAAACATTTGAGTATTTAAAACAGTTTTTAACGGAAGAAAGATTAACGAAAATTGAACATTTCTCTCAGGAAAGCTCGGACTTTGTGCTGCCTGTGGTGGAGGATATTTACCAGTTCCGGAATGCGGCGGCAATTGTACGTTCCGTAGAAGCCTGCGGTTTTCATAAGGTGGTGGCTTTACAGGAAGAATACAGCTTTGAACCGAATCTTCGTGTTACCAAAGGCGCCGATACCTGGGTGGACGTAGAAAAGATGCCCAGAAACATGGAATCTTTCCAGGAAATCAGAAACCGAGGGTATAAAATCCTTGCGGTTTCGCTGGAGAACAATGCAACTATGCTCCCGGATTATGAGATCACCGAGCCCGTAGCCTTGGTTTTTGGGACCGAAATGGAAGGCGTTTCCCAGGAAATTCTGGATTTTGCCGATGAAACCTTAGCTATCCCGATGTACGGCTTTACGAGGAGCTTCAATGTATCCGTAGCGGCTTCCATTTGTATGTACGAATTAAAGCAAAAGCTGATCAAATCGAATATTGATTATAAACTGAACGAGGAAAAACTCCTGAAAATGAAAATCCGCTGGGCCGTAAATTCCATCAGGAGCGGACAGCAGATTTATTGA
- a CDS encoding asparaginase encodes MKRKVLLIYTGGTIGMEKDYETGSLRAFDFGNIFEKMPEMKLMECEVFVHPFEIPLDSSDMGPEEWKVIAHYIRKNYDAFDGFLILHGTDTMSYTASALSFMLKGLTKPVILTGSQLPIGDLRTDAKENLLTSLYYASLYENDRAVIREVAIYFEYKLLRGNRTLKYSAEYFDAYASPNYPILGQSGVHLNIIKENLYRRDPEIGFHVDDHISEDIIFWRIFPGMNLNHFKEIPKMKVLILQVFGSGTIFSSEKTVETLQQIRNNGTEIVVVSQCISGGISFGKYENSNIFSRIGAISGKDMTAESAITKAMHLIDNPNYEGNFAENFSRSLCGEISE; translated from the coding sequence ATGAAACGAAAAGTCCTGTTGATATATACCGGTGGAACCATCGGTATGGAGAAAGATTATGAAACCGGCAGCCTCCGCGCCTTTGATTTTGGAAATATTTTTGAAAAAATGCCCGAAATGAAACTGATGGAATGCGAAGTTTTTGTACATCCTTTTGAAATACCACTGGACTCTTCGGATATGGGCCCGGAAGAATGGAAAGTAATCGCTCACTACATCCGCAAAAATTATGATGCATTTGATGGATTCCTAATTCTCCACGGAACGGATACGATGTCGTATACCGCTTCTGCACTCAGCTTTATGCTGAAAGGACTGACCAAACCCGTGATCTTAACCGGTTCGCAACTGCCCATCGGTGATCTGCGAACCGATGCTAAAGAAAATTTACTGACCAGCCTATATTACGCCAGCCTGTATGAGAATGACCGAGCGGTGATCCGGGAAGTCGCCATTTATTTTGAATACAAATTATTGAGAGGAAACCGTACGCTTAAATATTCTGCCGAGTATTTTGATGCGTATGCAAGTCCGAACTACCCTATTCTCGGGCAATCAGGTGTTCATCTGAATATTATTAAAGAAAATCTTTACCGCCGTGATCCTGAGATCGGATTTCATGTGGACGACCATATTTCAGAAGATATTATTTTCTGGAGAATTTTCCCGGGAATGAACCTGAATCATTTTAAGGAAATCCCAAAAATGAAAGTGCTGATCCTCCAGGTATTCGGCTCGGGCACCATTTTCAGCAGTGAAAAAACGGTAGAAACCTTGCAGCAGATCCGGAACAACGGAACGGAGATCGTTGTGGTAAGCCAGTGTATATCAGGAGGAATTTCATTCGGCAAGTATGAAAACAGCAATATCTTTTCAAGGATCGGTGCCATCAGCGGAAAAGACATGACCGCGGAAAGTGCGATCACCAAAGCGATGCATCTCATCGATAATCCTAATTACGAGGGAAACTTTGCTGAGAACTTCTCCCGCAGCCTTTGCGGAGAAATTTCAGAATAA